Genomic DNA from Actinomycetes bacterium:
GCACGGCCAGGCCGGCGGCGAGCAGCTTCGTCCCGGCCAGCTGCGCGGCCAGCACGGCGTTCTCCCGGCCGGTGTGAGTGACCAGGAGGACCGAGCGCTCGGCGGTCACTGCGGACCCTCCTCGATGGCGTGCTGCAGCTTGACGTCGGTCAGCGGGCCGGCATCGGCGCGCAGCCACAGGAAGTACTCCACGTTGCCCGACGGCCCGGGCAGCGGACTGGCCACCACGCCGCGGACGCCCAGGCCCAGCTCGGCCGCCCGCGCGGCGATCGTACGCACCGCCGCCGCGCGGAGCGCGGGATCCCGCACGACTCCTCCGGAGCCCAGCGCCTCGCGGCCCACCTCGAACTGCGGTTTGACCATGAGCACGAAGTCGGCGTCCTCGGTGGCGCAGGCCCGCAGCGCCGGCAGCACCAGGGCCAGCGAGATGAACGACAGGTCGGCCACGACCAGCTCTGCCGGCTGGTCGTCGAGGTCGGCGAGGGTGAGGCTGCGCACGTTGGTGCGATCCCGG
This window encodes:
- a CDS encoding TlyA family RNA methyltransferase; the encoded protein is MARRARLDSELVRRGLARSREQAQELVAAGRVSVSGSLASKSATQVEPAAPIVVREVNDDPGYASRGAHKLAGALAAFTDLTVEGRRCLDAGASTGGFTDVLLRAGAATVVAVDVGYGQLVWALRQDPRVTVRDRTNVRSLTLADLDDQPAELVVADLSFISLALVLPALRACATEDADFVLMVKPQFEVGREALGSGGVVRDPALRAAAVRTIAARAAELGLGVRGVVASPLPGPSGNVEYFLWLRADAGPLTDVKLQHAIEEGPQ